In one window of Oryza sativa Japonica Group chromosome 9, ASM3414082v1 DNA:
- the LOC107275401 gene encoding uncharacterized protein, with product MASTSQARGWSSLPTDVLVLILGSLRWSSHPSVALVCRHWRSAASLCPFYPAWITPLLLNTAEVGTANIRYYSPYYDKNFEVDDTLKVPGAKICCSTGRHLKMCADKALVYDIDLVTGALVEVLPQEPYMLFNFVVSDRDDERLFGVKATITIKVASSIRHTSDEWEGWKSTENHLYCPRLRASPVTNPVLHNGLLYLLAQDGKLVVYNPCRPDEGFEILNKPNGFGFKCEDSYLVESNKGELMVVLIGRRGKVVHVVKLNDQTMEWEEVESLQGQTIFTGSLTTMMKRSKFKWMQNMIFLPRFYKWPETVHVDLVARDGQLAFVPKLPFCADTYLETCGSNIWSYELAYGAATKEYWGTERADYSTWVDFGDN from the coding sequence ATGGCATCGACGTCACAGGCTCGGGGCTGGTCGTCTCTCCCGACGGACGTGCTCGTCCTGATTCTGGGGAGTCTGCGGTGGTCGAGCCACCCGAGCGTCGCGTTGGTGTGCCGGCACTGGCGCTCTGCCGCGTCGCTCTGTCCCTTTTACCCGGCGTGGATCACTCCGCTCCTGCTCAACACCGCCGAGGTTGGCACCGCCAACATCCGATACTATAGCCCCTACTACGATAAGAATTTCGAGGTCGATGACACTCTCAAGGTGCCTGGCGCGAAGATTTGCTGCTCCACGGGACGGCACCTCAAGATGTGCGCGGACAAAGCCTTGGTGTATGATATCGACCTTGTCACCGGCGCCCTCGTTGAAGTATTGCCGCAAGAACCTTATATGTTGTTTAATTTTGTCGTCTCCGACCGTGATGATGAGAGGCTATTTGGTGTCAAGGCAACTATCACCATCAAGGTTGCTAGCTCCATTCGACACACCAGTGATGAGTGGGAGGGCTGGAAGTCGACGGAGAATCATCTCTACTGTCCACGGCTTCGGGCATCACCAGTCACCAACCCTGTCCTCCATAACGGTTTGCTATACCTTCTTGCTCAAGACGGGAAATTGGTGGTGTATAATCCTTGCAGGCCTGATGAAGGGTTTGAGATTCTTAACAAGCCCAACGGCTTCGGATTCAAATGTGAAGACAGCTACTTGGTCGAGTCCAATAAAGGTGAGTTGATGGTTGTACTAATAGGACGCCGTGGGAAGGTTGTCCATGTTGTCAAGCTTAATGATCAAACGATGGAGTGGGAGGAGGTAGAGAGCTTGCAAGGCCAAACAATATTCACTGGATCGctgacgacgatgatgaagaGGTCCAAATTTAAGTGGATGCAGAATATGATATTCCTTCCAAGATTCTATAAGTGGCCTGAGACCGTCCACGTTGATCTTGTTGCTCGCGATGGCCAATTGGCATTCGTACCAAAGTTACCGTTCTGCGCAGATACGTACCTTGAAACATGTGGTTCAAACATTTGGTCTTATGAATTAGCATACGGAGCAGCAACAAAAGAATATTGGGGGACAGAAAGGGCAGATTACAGTACATGGGTTGACTTTGGTGATAATTGA